Proteins from a genomic interval of Streptomyces sp. Tu6071:
- a CDS encoding helix-turn-helix domain-containing protein: protein MTAGDWGQPQAEGAGGGSVVRRILLGSQLRRLRESRGITREGAGYAIRASESKISRMELGRVSFKARDVEDLLTLYGVHDAAERGQLLGLAKEANIAGWWHSYSDVLPSWFPTYVGLEGAASVIRVYEVQFVHGLLQTEAYAQAVVTKGMPGGDPSEIERRVALRLERQKVLVAERAPRFHAVLDEAALRRPYGDRGVMRGQLEHLIEMSQHENVTLQVMPFSFGGHSGESGAFSLLGFPESDLSDLVYLEQLTSALYLDKPEEVALYGSTFERLSADCPGPEESRDLLRGLLQLM from the coding sequence GTGACCGCAGGGGACTGGGGGCAGCCCCAGGCCGAGGGGGCAGGCGGAGGCTCGGTCGTACGGCGCATCCTGCTCGGCTCGCAGCTGCGGCGGCTGCGCGAGTCGCGCGGGATCACTCGCGAAGGCGCCGGCTACGCGATCAGGGCCTCGGAATCGAAGATCAGCCGCATGGAGTTGGGACGGGTGAGCTTCAAGGCGCGGGACGTGGAGGATCTGCTCACGCTCTACGGCGTGCACGACGCGGCCGAGCGCGGTCAGCTGCTCGGCCTCGCGAAGGAGGCGAACATCGCGGGCTGGTGGCACAGTTACTCGGATGTCCTGCCGAGCTGGTTCCCGACGTACGTGGGCCTGGAGGGCGCCGCGTCGGTGATCCGGGTCTACGAGGTGCAGTTCGTGCACGGACTGCTCCAGACCGAGGCGTACGCGCAGGCCGTCGTGACCAAGGGGATGCCGGGCGGGGACCCCTCCGAGATCGAACGGCGCGTCGCGCTGCGCCTGGAACGCCAGAAGGTGCTCGTCGCCGAACGCGCCCCGCGCTTCCACGCGGTGCTCGACGAGGCCGCGCTGCGCCGCCCGTACGGCGACCGGGGCGTCATGCGCGGGCAGTTGGAGCACCTCATCGAGATGTCGCAGCACGAGAACGTGACGCTCCAGGTGATGCCGTTCAGCTTCGGCGGGCACTCGGGCGAGAGCGGCGCCTTCTCCCTGCTCGGCTTCCCCGAGTCGGACCTCTCCGACCTCGTCTACCTCGAACAGCTCACGAGCGCGCTCTACCTCGACAAACCCGAGGAAGTAGCCCTCTACGGCAGTACGTTCGAGCGGCTGAGCGCGGACTGCCCCGGCCCGGAGGAGAGCCGCGACCTGCTGCGGGGCCTGCTGCAGCTGATGTGA
- a CDS encoding alpha/beta hydrolase family protein — translation MTTSREITFASGATHLAGLLALPGGPAPSGAGRAGVVLVGGSGPTDRDNGTYFPPLRARLLAAGFAVLSYDKRGVGASGGDWRAGGLAELAEDATAALARLRAEPGVDPAAVRLFGHSEGGWVALRAAARGGPERLVTSGCPAVTPAAQERHALAVRGAAPEVLGLYDRLIAAGRAGVGFAAADELLARAGRPAELDPFWAGVDARTWAFLVRKQEHDPLPDAARLRCPHTALYGADDPLVPVAASARAFAGAAPRATAVLVPGAGHRPPAEDVARALGARE, via the coding sequence ATGACGACCTCGCGCGAGATCACGTTCGCGAGCGGTGCGACGCACTTGGCCGGACTGCTCGCCCTGCCCGGCGGACCCGCCCCGTCCGGCGCGGGCCGGGCGGGCGTCGTGCTCGTCGGGGGTTCCGGCCCCACCGATCGCGACAACGGCACGTACTTCCCGCCCCTGCGCGCCCGCCTCCTCGCCGCCGGGTTCGCCGTCCTCTCGTACGACAAGCGGGGGGTCGGGGCCTCCGGCGGGGACTGGCGCGCGGGAGGACTGGCGGAACTCGCCGAGGACGCGACGGCCGCGCTCGCCCGGCTCCGCGCGGAACCGGGCGTGGACCCGGCGGCCGTACGGCTCTTCGGGCACAGCGAGGGCGGCTGGGTGGCACTGCGGGCCGCCGCGCGGGGCGGTCCCGAGAGGCTCGTCACGAGCGGCTGCCCCGCGGTGACCCCCGCGGCCCAGGAGCGCCACGCTCTCGCCGTGCGCGGCGCGGCCCCGGAGGTCCTCGGCCTGTACGACCGGCTGATCGCCGCCGGACGCGCGGGCGTGGGCTTCGCGGCGGCGGACGAACTGCTCGCGCGGGCGGGCCGCCCCGCGGAGCTCGACCCGTTCTGGGCGGGAGTGGACGCGCGGACCTGGGCCTTCCTCGTACGGAAGCAGGAACACGACCCGCTGCCCGACGCCGCGCGCCTGCGCTGCCCCCACACCGCGCTCTACGGCGCGGACGACCCGCTCGTGCCCGTCGCGGCGAGCGCCCGCGCCTTCGCGGGGGCGGCTCCGCGCGCCACGGCCGTCCTCGTCCCGGGAGCGGGCCACCGGCCCCCGGCGGAGGACGTCGCGCGGGCGCTCGGCGCGCGGGAATAG
- a CDS encoding ion channel protein, giving the protein MPGFAPVLTPTARRLAPLTLPALVTGVLAACVLLGVSWVAERLQGVWWGTVPEALGVGRYAAGWVVLVLTCTGVLTGLVVRYVPGHAGPDPATTGLVDAPLPLAVLPGLLLATVLSLAGGVSLGPENPITAVNVALVYAAGRRLSPRVPGELWTGLAAAGTIGALFGTPVAAALVLTEMLTERPGPALWDRLYAPLLAGAAGALTMTLVAEPSFDLALPPYGGARWAHLLPALLICLAGAVLGLCAVAAFPYAHGAFARLGHPVLVCGAGGLVLGGLGVLGGHLTLFKGLDEVKELSAHPGHWSAGALVGMAVVRTAALVVAASSGFRGGRIFPAVFVGVALGLSAHQLFPGAAPEAPAVACGVLGVLLAVTRQGWLSLFTAAVLVADTAVLPLLCLAALPAWLLVTGRPPMRLGGPGPVPEERGTAPVA; this is encoded by the coding sequence ATGCCCGGATTCGCCCCCGTCCTGACGCCCACCGCCCGCCGCCTCGCCCCGCTCACGCTCCCCGCGCTCGTCACCGGCGTGCTCGCCGCGTGCGTGCTGCTCGGGGTGAGCTGGGTGGCGGAGCGGCTCCAGGGGGTGTGGTGGGGGACCGTGCCGGAGGCGCTGGGGGTGGGGCGGTACGCGGCCGGGTGGGTGGTGCTCGTGCTGACCTGCACGGGGGTCCTCACGGGCCTCGTTGTGCGGTACGTGCCGGGGCACGCCGGGCCCGATCCGGCGACGACCGGGCTCGTGGACGCCCCGCTGCCGCTCGCCGTGCTGCCCGGACTCCTCCTCGCGACGGTGCTCTCGCTCGCGGGCGGCGTGAGCCTCGGGCCCGAGAACCCGATCACGGCGGTCAACGTGGCGCTCGTGTACGCGGCGGGACGCAGGCTGTCGCCCCGCGTGCCGGGCGAGCTGTGGACGGGGCTCGCGGCGGCCGGGACGATCGGGGCGCTCTTCGGGACGCCGGTCGCGGCGGCCCTCGTCCTCACCGAGATGCTCACGGAGCGGCCGGGCCCCGCCCTGTGGGACCGGCTGTACGCGCCGCTGCTCGCGGGCGCGGCGGGCGCGCTCACGATGACGCTCGTCGCGGAGCCGAGCTTCGACCTCGCGCTGCCCCCGTACGGCGGGGCGCGCTGGGCGCACCTGCTCCCCGCCCTGCTGATCTGCCTGGCGGGCGCGGTGCTCGGGCTGTGCGCGGTCGCGGCGTTCCCGTACGCGCACGGGGCCTTCGCGCGGCTCGGGCACCCGGTCCTGGTGTGCGGCGCGGGCGGGCTCGTGCTCGGGGGGCTCGGGGTGCTCGGCGGGCACTTGACGCTCTTCAAGGGGCTCGACGAGGTCAAGGAACTGAGCGCGCACCCGGGGCACTGGTCGGCGGGGGCGCTCGTGGGGATGGCGGTCGTGAGGACGGCGGCGCTGGTCGTGGCGGCGTCCTCGGGGTTCCGGGGCGGGCGGATCTTCCCGGCCGTGTTCGTGGGGGTGGCGCTGGGGCTGAGCGCGCATCAGCTCTTCCCGGGCGCGGCCCCGGAGGCTCCGGCGGTGGCGTGCGGGGTGCTGGGGGTGCTGCTCGCGGTGACGCGGCAGGGGTGGCTGAGCCTCTTCACGGCGGCGGTGCTCGTCGCGGACACGGCGGTGCTGCCGCTGCTGTGCCTCGCGGCGCTCCCCGCGTGGCTGCTCGTGACGGGGAGGCCGCCGATGCGGCTCGGCGGCCCCGGGCCCGTACCGGAGGAGCGCGGCACAGCTCCCGTCGCGTAG
- a CDS encoding DUF397 domain-containing protein encodes MHEAYNGMAATELQQVHRVVWQKSRHSNSQGTCVEFAKLPGGDVAVRNSRHPEGPALVYTRAEIEAMLLGVKDGEFDHLVTG; translated from the coding sequence GTGCACGAGGCGTACAACGGCATGGCGGCAACCGAACTCCAGCAGGTCCACCGGGTCGTCTGGCAGAAGAGCCGGCACAGCAATTCCCAGGGCACCTGCGTGGAGTTCGCCAAACTCCCGGGCGGCGACGTCGCTGTGCGCAACTCCCGCCACCCCGAGGGCCCGGCGCTCGTCTACACGCGCGCCGAGATAGAGGCGATGCTCCTCGGTGTGAAGGACGGGGAATTCGACCACCTCGTCACGGGCTGA
- a CDS encoding glutamate decarboxylase, translating to MLHHPPEDARERDKPLAVNPFFGEADPLDGMREAPPRHRLPREPMAPHPAYQLVHDELMLDGNARLNLATFVTTWMEPQAGVLMSECLDKNMIDKDEYPRTAELERRCVAMLADLWHAPDARDAMGCSTTGSSEACMLAGMALKRRWTRKNKDRYPGGARPNLVMGINVQVCWEKFCDFWEVEARQVPMEGERYHLSPEAAVELCDENTIGVVGILGSTFDGSYEPIADLCAALDALQERTGLDIPVHVDGASGGMIAPFLDPDLVWDFRLPRVASINTSGHKYGLVYPGVGWALWRDKAALPEELVFRVNYLGGELPTFALNFSRPGAQVVAQYYTFLRLGFEGYRAVQQSSRDVARGLAERIEAMGDFRMLTRGDELPVLAFTTTPDVTAYDVFDVSRRLRERGWLVPAYTFPKNREDLSVLRIVCRNGFSSDLADLLLGDLEDLLPQLRAQPHPVTHSRERATAFHH from the coding sequence ATGCTGCACCACCCGCCCGAGGACGCGCGGGAGCGCGACAAGCCGCTCGCCGTGAACCCCTTCTTCGGCGAGGCCGACCCGCTCGACGGGATGCGGGAGGCGCCGCCCCGGCACCGGCTGCCGCGCGAGCCGATGGCCCCGCATCCGGCGTACCAGCTCGTGCACGACGAGCTGATGCTCGACGGGAACGCGCGGCTCAACCTCGCCACGTTCGTCACGACGTGGATGGAGCCGCAGGCGGGGGTGCTCATGAGCGAGTGCCTCGACAAGAACATGATCGACAAGGACGAGTACCCGCGTACGGCGGAGCTGGAGCGGCGCTGCGTCGCGATGCTCGCCGACCTGTGGCACGCCCCGGACGCGCGGGACGCGATGGGGTGTTCGACGACGGGGTCCAGCGAGGCGTGCATGCTCGCCGGGATGGCGCTCAAGCGGCGGTGGACGAGGAAGAACAAGGACCGCTATCCGGGCGGCGCGCGGCCGAACCTCGTGATGGGGATCAACGTGCAGGTGTGCTGGGAGAAGTTCTGCGACTTCTGGGAGGTGGAGGCGCGGCAGGTGCCGATGGAGGGCGAGCGGTACCACCTCTCGCCCGAGGCGGCCGTGGAGCTGTGCGACGAGAACACGATCGGCGTCGTCGGCATCCTCGGCTCGACGTTCGACGGTTCCTACGAGCCGATCGCCGACCTGTGCGCGGCGCTCGACGCGCTCCAGGAGCGGACCGGGCTCGACATCCCGGTGCACGTGGACGGGGCCTCGGGCGGGATGATCGCGCCGTTCCTCGACCCGGACCTCGTGTGGGACTTCCGGCTGCCGCGCGTCGCCTCGATCAACACCTCGGGGCACAAGTACGGGCTCGTGTACCCGGGCGTGGGCTGGGCGCTGTGGCGGGACAAGGCGGCGCTGCCCGAGGAGCTGGTCTTCCGCGTCAACTACCTGGGTGGCGAACTGCCCACGTTCGCGCTGAACTTCTCCCGGCCGGGCGCGCAAGTCGTCGCGCAGTACTACACGTTCCTGCGGCTCGGCTTCGAGGGGTACCGGGCGGTGCAGCAGTCGAGCAGGGACGTGGCGCGCGGACTGGCCGAACGCATCGAGGCGATGGGCGACTTCAGGATGCTGACGCGCGGCGACGAACTCCCGGTCCTGGCCTTCACGACGACGCCCGACGTCACCGCGTACGACGTCTTCGACGTCTCCCGGCGCCTGCGCGAACGCGGCTGGCTCGTCCCCGCGTACACCTTCCCGAAGAACCGCGAGGACCTGTCGGTCCTGCGCATCGTCTGCCGCAACGGCTTCTCCTCCGACCTGGCGGACCTCCTCCTGGGCGACCTGGAGGACCTCCTCCCCCAACTCCGCGCTCAGCCGCACCCGGTGACGCACAGCAGGGAACGGGCGACGGCGTTCCACCACTGA
- a CDS encoding threonine/serine ThrE exporter family protein: MSEAEDRDEDRGHQDERRDRDRGGAESRGGAGATEAEEGSAKPQSDEARSAFSPPSGVAAATARPTWTEPRAEDDPQVTSEFSLPEGFVPPEPPEADTSAATTSAFSLPHTYDARHAPPAFTPAEGVPILRLTKEAPWQDRMRTMLRMPVAERPTPESAQKHDAEEGPAVPRVLDLTLRIGELLLAGGEGAEDVEAAMFAVSRSYGLDRVEPNVTFTLLNISYQPSLVEDPVTAARTVRRRGTDYTRLSAVFQLVDDLTSPGTDVSLEEAYRRLAVIRRNRHPYPGWALTAANGLLAGSASVLVGGGPAVFFCAAIGAMLGDRLAWLAAGRGLPEFYQFLVAATPPAAIGVTLNLVHSDLRASAVITGGLFALLPGRALVAGVQDGLTGYYITAAARLLEVLYFFVGIVIGVLVVLYAGVQLHASLDPDVTGNTVNRPVAQLLASVALSLAFAVLLQQERSTVIPVALNGGVAWLVYGSMHFTGKISPVAATAVAAGLVGLFGQLLSRYQFASSLPYVTAAIGPLLPGSATYYGLLGIAQNDLDDGLLSLSRAVATALAIAIGVNLGSEISRLFLRVPGTIARKGAKRTRGF; encoded by the coding sequence GTGAGCGAGGCGGAGGACCGGGACGAGGACCGGGGCCACCAGGACGAGCGCCGTGACCGGGACCGGGGCGGTGCGGAGAGCCGCGGCGGCGCGGGCGCGACGGAGGCCGAGGAAGGCTCCGCGAAGCCCCAGTCCGACGAGGCCCGCAGCGCCTTCTCGCCGCCCTCCGGCGTCGCCGCCGCCACCGCCAGGCCGACGTGGACCGAGCCGAGGGCGGAGGACGATCCGCAGGTCACCTCGGAGTTCTCCCTCCCCGAGGGCTTCGTCCCGCCCGAGCCCCCCGAGGCCGACACGTCCGCCGCCACCACCTCCGCCTTCTCCCTCCCCCACACCTACGACGCCCGTCACGCCCCGCCCGCCTTCACGCCCGCCGAGGGCGTCCCGATCCTGCGCCTGACGAAGGAGGCCCCGTGGCAGGACCGCATGCGCACGATGCTGCGCATGCCGGTCGCCGAGCGCCCCACCCCCGAGTCGGCGCAGAAGCACGACGCCGAGGAGGGCCCCGCCGTCCCCCGCGTCCTCGACCTGACGCTCCGCATCGGGGAGCTGCTGCTCGCGGGCGGCGAGGGCGCCGAGGACGTCGAGGCCGCGATGTTCGCCGTCTCGCGCTCGTACGGGCTCGACCGCGTCGAGCCGAACGTCACCTTCACGCTCCTCAACATCAGCTACCAGCCGAGCCTCGTCGAGGACCCCGTGACCGCCGCGCGCACCGTGCGGCGGCGCGGCACCGACTACACGCGGCTCTCCGCCGTCTTCCAGCTCGTCGACGACCTCACCTCGCCCGGCACGGACGTGTCGCTCGAAGAGGCGTACCGGCGGCTCGCGGTGATACGCCGCAACCGGCATCCGTACCCCGGCTGGGCGCTCACGGCGGCGAACGGGCTGCTCGCGGGGAGCGCCTCCGTGCTCGTCGGTGGTGGCCCGGCCGTCTTCTTCTGCGCGGCGATCGGCGCGATGCTCGGCGACCGGCTCGCGTGGCTCGCCGCCGGGCGCGGGCTGCCGGAGTTCTACCAGTTCCTCGTCGCCGCGACCCCTCCCGCCGCGATCGGGGTCACCCTCAACCTCGTCCACTCGGACCTGCGCGCCTCCGCCGTCATCACCGGTGGCCTGTTCGCGCTGCTGCCGGGGCGGGCGCTCGTCGCCGGGGTGCAGGACGGGCTGACCGGCTACTACATCACCGCCGCCGCCCGGCTCCTGGAGGTCCTGTACTTCTTCGTCGGGATCGTCATCGGGGTGCTCGTCGTGCTGTACGCGGGCGTCCAGTTGCACGCGAGTCTCGACCCGGACGTGACCGGGAACACCGTGAACAGGCCGGTCGCGCAGCTCCTCGCCTCGGTCGCGCTGTCCCTCGCCTTCGCGGTGCTGCTCCAGCAGGAGCGCTCGACGGTCATCCCCGTGGCGCTCAACGGCGGCGTCGCGTGGCTCGTCTACGGCTCGATGCACTTCACGGGGAAGATCTCGCCGGTCGCCGCGACGGCGGTCGCCGCCGGGCTCGTGGGCCTGTTCGGGCAGTTGCTCTCGCGCTACCAGTTCGCCTCGTCGCTGCCGTACGTGACGGCGGCGATCGGCCCGCTCCTGCCCGGTTCGGCGACGTACTACGGGCTGCTCGGCATCGCGCAGAACGACCTGGACGACGGCCTGCTGTCGCTGTCGCGCGCGGTCGCGACGGCGCTCGCGATCGCGATCGGCGTCAACCTGGGCTCGGAGATCTCGCGGCTCTTCCTGCGCGTGCCCGGCACGATCGCCCGCAAGGGAGCGAAACGGACCCGGGGCTTCTGA
- a CDS encoding aldehyde dehydrogenase family protein, which translates to MSFFTDLSHQYIDGEWRVGRGSWDVIDFNPYNGEKLAAVTAATGVEVDEAYQAAARAQPGWAAAGPHARRDVLERARSALVGLREETAEAMIAELGATRAKAYYEIDLAAEFLRHAAGVAVMPDGELLPALTPGKENRVYREPAGVVTVISPFNYPLLVTLKSVAPALALGNAVLVKPNQNTPIVGGGLVARIFELAGLPAGVLNVLVTDIAEIGDDLIEHPVPKVISFSGSDRIGRHVAAVAARALKRTVLQLSGNGAFVALGDLTGAALDRAVDAAVFSRYVYQGQVCMAANRILVDRALEPAFSARFTERVAALRTGDPADPATQLGPVIDSFHAEALTALVDEALAEGATPLLHGRTVGNLVEPTILTGLSPHSPLLRQEIFGPVALLVPFDGDEEGLRLTNDTPYGLSSAVHTGDAERGVAFARRVEAGMIHVNGTTMEDDPMAAFGGVKRSGIGRLNGAASVDAFTTQRWISVQHGPATYEL; encoded by the coding sequence ATGTCGTTCTTCACCGACCTGTCCCACCAGTACATCGACGGCGAATGGCGCGTCGGCCGGGGTTCCTGGGACGTCATCGACTTCAACCCGTACAACGGCGAGAAGCTCGCCGCCGTGACCGCGGCGACCGGCGTCGAGGTCGACGAGGCGTACCAGGCGGCGGCGCGGGCGCAGCCCGGCTGGGCCGCCGCGGGGCCGCACGCGCGCCGCGACGTCCTGGAACGGGCCCGCAGCGCGCTCGTCGGTCTACGCGAGGAGACCGCCGAGGCGATGATCGCCGAACTCGGCGCGACGCGCGCGAAGGCGTACTACGAGATCGACCTCGCCGCCGAGTTCCTGCGCCACGCCGCCGGGGTCGCCGTGATGCCCGACGGCGAACTCCTGCCCGCGCTCACGCCCGGCAAGGAGAACCGCGTCTACCGCGAGCCCGCCGGGGTCGTCACCGTCATCAGCCCCTTCAACTACCCGCTGCTCGTGACGCTCAAGTCCGTCGCGCCCGCGCTCGCGCTCGGCAACGCGGTCCTCGTCAAGCCCAACCAGAACACCCCGATCGTCGGCGGCGGCCTCGTCGCCCGCATCTTCGAGCTGGCCGGACTGCCCGCCGGGGTGCTCAACGTGCTCGTCACGGACATCGCCGAGATCGGCGACGACCTCATCGAGCACCCCGTCCCCAAGGTCATCTCCTTCTCCGGCTCGGACCGCATCGGCCGCCACGTCGCCGCCGTCGCCGCGCGCGCCCTCAAGCGCACCGTCCTCCAGCTCTCGGGCAACGGCGCCTTCGTCGCGCTCGGCGACCTCACGGGCGCGGCGCTCGACCGGGCCGTCGACGCGGCCGTCTTCAGCCGGTACGTGTACCAGGGCCAGGTGTGCATGGCCGCGAACCGCATCCTCGTGGACCGCGCGCTCGAACCCGCGTTCAGCGCCCGCTTCACCGAGCGCGTCGCCGCCCTGCGCACCGGCGACCCCGCCGATCCCGCGACCCAGCTCGGGCCCGTCATCGACTCGTTCCACGCCGAGGCGCTCACGGCGCTCGTCGACGAGGCGCTCGCCGAGGGCGCGACGCCGCTCCTGCACGGCCGCACCGTCGGCAACCTCGTCGAGCCCACGATCCTCACCGGGCTCTCGCCGCACTCGCCGCTGCTGCGCCAGGAGATCTTCGGGCCCGTCGCGCTCCTCGTCCCCTTCGACGGCGACGAGGAGGGCCTGCGGCTCACCAACGACACGCCGTACGGGCTCAGCAGCGCGGTCCACACCGGGGACGCCGAGCGCGGCGTCGCCTTCGCGCGGCGCGTCGAGGCCGGGATGATCCACGTCAACGGCACGACGATGGAGGACGACCCGATGGCGGCCTTCGGGGGCGTCAAGCGCTCCGGGATCGGGCGGCTCAACGGGGCCGCTTCGGTGGACGCGTTCACGACGCAGCGGTGGATCTCCGTGCAGCACGGGCCCGCGACGTACGAGCTGTGA
- a CDS encoding VTT domain-containing protein has translation MNSLALGPSWLDPNTMLDNFGIWGLALIVFAESGLLIGFFLPGDSLLFTCGLLITSNQLDFPLAGAIAIICVAAILGDQAGYLFGKKVGPSLFKRPDSKIFKQENVQKAHEFFEKYGAKSLVLARFVPVIRTFTPIIAGVSGMAYRSFVTFNIIGGVLWGAGVTLLGSWLGKIDFVKDNIEFILILIVLVSVVPIAIEYLRARGRSGKDSSSGPAAPAASAEDARRDDEGPQDPGGSPQSAWNSAPYAAQQPQPSYDGQPYGDPQAPGGYAPQQPPTGAQQPPTGPQPYGGGTYGGQQGLAYDRQAPYQAPRNPQQYGQQQYPPAHGDQPQGYGGQQAAPYDNGAQAAPYDNGRQAPYGGQQPYNGQQQPYNGQQQAYGGQPQGYGGQPQSYGQQQPYGEQPQAYPQQPTSPQRPEGGYQEPDATQPFPAYEQEGEQGYGQQRPPRGGYGYPDEERRR, from the coding sequence GTGAACTCGCTTGCTCTCGGACCGAGCTGGCTCGATCCCAACACCATGCTCGACAACTTCGGCATCTGGGGACTCGCACTCATCGTCTTCGCCGAGTCGGGGCTGCTCATCGGCTTCTTCCTGCCCGGCGACTCGCTGCTCTTCACGTGCGGGCTGCTCATCACGAGCAACCAGCTGGACTTCCCGCTCGCCGGGGCCATCGCGATCATCTGCGTCGCGGCGATCCTCGGCGACCAGGCCGGATACCTCTTCGGCAAGAAGGTCGGTCCCTCGCTCTTCAAGCGGCCCGACTCGAAGATCTTCAAGCAGGAGAACGTGCAGAAGGCGCACGAGTTCTTCGAGAAGTACGGCGCGAAGTCGCTCGTCCTCGCCCGCTTCGTGCCCGTCATCCGCACCTTCACGCCGATCATCGCGGGCGTCAGCGGGATGGCCTACCGCTCCTTCGTCACCTTCAACATCATCGGCGGCGTCCTGTGGGGCGCGGGCGTGACGCTGCTCGGCTCGTGGCTCGGGAAGATCGACTTCGTCAAGGACAACATCGAGTTCATCCTCATCCTGATCGTGCTCGTCTCCGTCGTGCCGATCGCGATCGAGTACCTGCGGGCGCGCGGCAGGAGCGGCAAGGACTCCTCCTCCGGCCCCGCCGCCCCCGCCGCGAGCGCCGAGGACGCCCGCCGCGACGACGAGGGCCCGCAGGACCCCGGCGGCTCCCCGCAGTCCGCGTGGAACAGCGCCCCGTACGCCGCGCAGCAGCCCCAGCCCTCCTACGACGGGCAGCCCTACGGCGACCCGCAGGCCCCCGGCGGCTACGCCCCGCAGCAGCCCCCCACCGGCGCGCAGCAGCCCCCGACCGGCCCGCAGCCCTACGGAGGCGGGACCTACGGCGGCCAGCAGGGCCTCGCGTACGACCGGCAGGCCCCGTACCAGGCGCCGCGGAACCCGCAGCAGTACGGGCAGCAGCAGTACCCGCCCGCCCACGGTGACCAGCCCCAGGGCTACGGCGGCCAGCAGGCGGCCCCGTACGACAACGGCGCACAGGCGGCCCCGTACGACAACGGCCGGCAGGCCCCGTACGGCGGTCAGCAGCCGTACAACGGTCAGCAGCAGCCCTACAACGGCCAGCAGCAGGCGTACGGCGGTCAGCCCCAGGGCTACGGCGGTCAGCCGCAGTCCTACGGGCAGCAGCAGCCCTACGGTGAGCAGCCCCAGGCGTACCCGCAGCAGCCCACGTCCCCGCAGCGGCCCGAAGGCGGCTACCAGGAGCCCGACGCGACCCAGCCCTTCCCCGCCTACGAGCAGGAGGGGGAGCAGGGGTACGGGCAGCAGCGGCCCCCGCGCGGCGGCTACGGCTACCCGGACGAGGAGCGGCGCCGCTGA
- a CDS encoding DinB family protein: MVKHVGPERPGDEAGALLAFLDEQRGGIRRATLGLTEEQARQRPCASELSLGGLLKHTAETEQGWLARARGTAPDTVRTPENWHESHALLDGETLEGARAYAEKVARETEEWIRSRPSLDETFPLPEAPWFPDAEAVSLRWLLLHLIRETARHAGHADILREQLDGETAFALVAREG, from the coding sequence ATGGTCAAGCACGTCGGTCCCGAGCGTCCCGGCGACGAGGCGGGCGCGCTGCTCGCCTTCCTGGACGAGCAGCGCGGCGGCATCCGCAGGGCCACGCTCGGGCTCACCGAGGAGCAGGCCCGGCAGCGGCCCTGCGCGAGCGAACTGAGCCTCGGCGGCCTCCTCAAGCACACCGCCGAGACCGAACAGGGCTGGCTCGCCCGCGCCCGGGGCACCGCACCCGACACCGTCCGCACTCCCGAGAACTGGCACGAGAGCCACGCCCTCCTCGACGGCGAGACCCTGGAGGGCGCCCGCGCCTACGCCGAGAAGGTCGCGCGCGAGACCGAGGAGTGGATCAGGTCGCGCCCGAGCCTCGACGAGACCTTCCCGCTCCCGGAGGCCCCCTGGTTCCCCGACGCCGAGGCCGTCTCGCTGCGCTGGCTCCTCCTCCACCTCATCCGCGAGACCGCCCGCCACGCGGGCCACGCCGACATCCTCCGCGAGCAACTGGACGGCGAGACGGCGTTCGCACTGGTGGCACGGGAGGGCTGA
- the rpmG gene encoding 50S ribosomal protein L33 has translation MAHNALRPVVKLRSTAGTGYTYVTRKNRRNDPDRLVLRKFDPAAGRHVDFREER, from the coding sequence ATGGCTCACAACGCACTCCGCCCCGTCGTCAAGCTCCGCTCCACGGCGGGCACCGGCTACACCTACGTGACGCGCAAGAACCGCCGCAACGACCCCGACCGCTTGGTGCTGCGCAAGTTCGACCCCGCCGCCGGGCGGCACGTCGACTTCCGCGAGGAGCGCTGA
- a CDS encoding ATP-binding protein, which translates to MGTNGSTMLDPLRQGLPPLDPATVSDAASCALSARLEGVREARQFARTTLDRWELTDLADDIALVVSELVTNALRHALPQPAPEDGPDESPVRLHLMRWAGRLMCAVRDPSDASPVTRAEDFGAECGRGLFLVDSFSESWGWHPLAGTLHGKMVWALFRV; encoded by the coding sequence ATGGGGACGAATGGATCGACCATGCTCGACCCGCTGAGGCAAGGGCTACCGCCGCTGGACCCCGCGACGGTCAGCGACGCCGCCTCCTGCGCCTTGAGCGCCCGCCTCGAAGGCGTACGCGAGGCACGGCAGTTCGCCCGGACGACCCTGGACCGCTGGGAACTGACCGACCTCGCCGACGACATCGCCCTCGTCGTCTCCGAACTCGTCACCAACGCCCTGCGCCACGCCCTCCCCCAGCCCGCGCCCGAGGACGGCCCGGACGAGAGCCCGGTCCGCCTCCACCTCATGCGCTGGGCGGGCCGCCTGATGTGCGCGGTCCGCGACCCGAGCGACGCGAGCCCGGTGACGCGCGCGGAGGACTTCGGCGCGGAGTGCGGGCGCGGCCTCTTCCTCGTGGACTCCTTCAGCGAGAGCTGGGGCTGGCACCCGCTCGCCGGAACGCTGCACGGAAAGATGGTGTGGGCGCTGTTCCGGGTGTGA